A region from the Diadema setosum chromosome 13, eeDiaSeto1, whole genome shotgun sequence genome encodes:
- the LOC140236859 gene encoding uncharacterized protein, producing the protein MKLMGYSSYGKTITNKTRFRNNKITDSSKASRLVNEILFRDLNAITDDCYEVELSKSKIAHDLPIQIGFFVYQYAKLRMLQFYFDFLDVFMDRSDFEYVQMDTDSAYFALTGSSIENLVRPELRQQFEVEKHHWLPRTNTEEHKRYDKRTPGLFKLEWEGQGIVALCSKTWYGFGSKDKFSCKGANKRNNNITFEKYKRVLQDRTTDSAINRGFRVKDNHIRTNKNEVYSRSSTPNAKWQKMELIPRI; encoded by the coding sequence ATGAAGTTGATGGGATATTCATCCTACGGGAAAACCATTACTAACAAAACTAGATTTCGGAATAATAAAATTACCGATTCTTCCAAAGCTAGTCGCCTCGTCAATGAGATTTTGTTTCGCGACCTGAACGCCATCACTGACGACTGCTATGAAGTTGAATTGTCCAAAAGCAAAATTGCGCACGACTTACCGATACAGATTGGCTTTTTCGTCTACCAGTATGCAAAGTTGAGAATGCTACAATTCTACTTTGACTTTCTCGATGTTTTCATGGATAGATCCGACTTTGAATATGTTCAAATGGACACAGATTCGGCATACTTTGCCTTAACTGGTTCGAGTATTGAAAATCTGGTCAGACCTGAGCTTCGACAACAGTTTGAAGTCGAGAAACATCACTGGCTTCCTCGCACTAACACGGAGGAGCACAAACGTTATGATAAACGAACACCAGGTCTTTTCAAACTTGAATGGGAAGGCCAAGGTATTGTAGCATTGTGCAGTAAGACATGGTATGGCTTTGGTTCCAAAGACAAATTTAGTTGTAAGGgagcaaacaaaagaaataacaacattACCTTTGAGAAATACAAGCGAGTATTGCAAGATCGAACAACAGACTCGGCAATCAATCGTGGATTCCGAGTAAAAGACAACCACATACGTACAAACAAGAACGAAGTGTATTCACGTTCTTCTACCCCAAACGCAAAGTGGCAGAAGATGGAATTAATACCACGTATCTag